From the Paenibacillus sp. MMS20-IR301 genome, the window CTTCGCGATCCCCAGATAAGAGGTGGCATCAATGCCGCCGATATGCCAGATATCAATAAACCGCGACCACACTCCGGCGGAATACCCATCCTTAAGGATCCAGAGCACATAAGCGAGAAGTACCAGCAGCACACGGCTTATCACCATCCAGAGCATAATCTTAAGCCAGGTCTGCCGCCGCTCCTGAACTTCATCCCTTATGCCAGACGAAGCTGATTCAGTCTGCGTCAGGATGTAACCGGTCAAAGCAGGAATCGCCCGCAGTCCCGTCCACACAAATAGCCCCAGACACAGCAGCGAAGTTATTATTCCCGGCAGAGCCCAGGTCTGCACCCCCGTTGCCCATACCCATGCTGCAATTACTATAATGAATAGAAATAAAGCTGATACTGTCTTGTCGGACTTGTTCACAGGTAGCCTCCGGTTCCGCATCAGTTGCGGCATTTTGGATGATATGTAGTCGAAATCCCTCTTTTTCTCATTTTCTTATACAAGTCCCTGTAACACAATGATTAGTTTATAAAAGTTAGGCAAAAGCAAAAAGGAACGCCGCTTGAACTCTCGCAGCGTTCCTTATCTTGCAGAACTATTTCACCCTCAGGAATCAGGAGCCCTTAATGAGCGGGAAGTGGCAGGCCGCCTGACGGCCCGGCAGAATCTCCTCCAGCAGCGGCTCCACAGAGCGGCACTTATCCTGGACAAACGGGCACCGGGTATGGAACCGGCAGCCGGATGGCGGATTGGCCGGGGAAGGCACATCGCCCTCCAGCACAATACGCTCCTGCTTGCGTCTTGGGGATGGCTTCGGAATCGCCGAGAGCAGGGCAGCGCTGTACGGATGCAGCGGTGCTGCGAACAGCTCTTCTGTCTCCGCCACTTCCACCAGCTTGCCCAAGTACATGACTCCAACACGGTCCGAAATATGCCGGACCACATTCAGGCCGTGCGCGATGAACAGGAAGGTTAACCCAAGCTCCTTCTGCAGCTTCATGAGCAGGTTGATTACCTGGGACTGTACCGATACGTCCAGTGCGGATACCGCTTCATCGGCTACGATGAACTGCGGGTTCAGGGCAATCGCCCGGGCGATGCCGATCCGCTGGCGTTGTCCGCCGGAGAATTCATGCGGGTAACGGTTCCGGCGGCTGGCATCCAGACCCACCAGCTCCATCAGCTCAACTACTCTGTCATCGATCTCCTTGGCCGACATGCTGCGGTGAATGCGCAGCGGTTCACCAATAATATCCCTGACGAGGAAGCGCGGATTCAGGGAGCCGAACGGGTCCTGGAATATAATCTGCATCTCTTCACGCAGCTTGCGCATCTCACCTGTGCCGATAGAATGGATATCCTTACCCTTGTATAGCACCTCGCCGCCGGTAGCCCCTTGCAGCCGGAGCAGTACCCGCCCGAATGTTGATTTGCCGCAGCCTGATTCCCCTACCAGTCCGAAGGTCTCTCCTTTGCGGATGGTTAGATTCACACCGTCCACAGCCTTAACCTGACCAACGGTCCGGTTAAGCAGTCCCTTGGTTATCGGGAAATACTTCTTGATATCCTTAACCTCCACCAGCACTTCAGAAGATACCTTATGCTCTGTAACCGGTTTGGTTGCTGTTTCATTCGTCATGCGCGTTTCACCTCATCGCTGTAATCCGCCTGAACCGGCTTATCCTTGAACAGCCAGCAGGCTGTCCGGTGATCATCTGAGATCATGAAATCCGGCGGCTCCTGACTTCTGCAGATATCCATCGCATGAGGGCAACGCGGGTTGAACCGGCAGCCCGCAGGCAGCTGGCCAATCGGAGGAATCGTTCCGCGGATCGTATAGAGCTCGCCTCCCCGTCCCCCTTCAAAACCTGGAATGGACTGGAGCAGCCCTATCGTATAAGGATGGCTCGGATGGTCGAAGATTTCTTCTACAGTCCCTTCCTCCACGATCGCGCCGGCATACATTACAGCAATGCGGTCTGCCATCTCTGCGGCCACACCCATATCATGGGTGATCAGCAGAATGGACATCCCCAGCTCGGACTGCAGCTTGCGCAGCAGATCCAGAATCTGTGCCTGCACCGTTACATCGAGCGCCGTTGTCGGTTCATCGGCGATCAGCAGCTCCGGCTTACAGGCCAGGGCGATCGCAATTACGACACGCTGGCACATTCCGCCGGACAGCTCATGCGGATACTGCTTCGCCCGGATTTCCGGTGCAGGAATGCCAACCAGTCTAAGCAGATCAACCGCCATCTGCATGGCTTCAGCATCACTCTTGTTCTGGTGAAGCCGCAGGCTCTCCGCAATCTGCTCCCCTACCGTGAATACCGGATTAAGCGACGACATCGGATCCTGAAAAATCATGGCAATCTGGTTACCACGGATTTTGCGCATTTCTTCCTGGCTCTTTGCTGTCAGATCCTGGCCGTGAAAATCTATATTGCCGTCGATAACCATACCTCCGGCATAATCAATCAAACGCATAATTGCGAGTGAGGTCACACTTTTACCGCTGCCGGATTCACCGACAATACAAACTGTCTGGCCTTTGGCAATAGAAATGGAGATACCGTCAGTTGCTTTGAGAAGACCCTTCTCTGTGGCAAAGCCGGCGGTCAGCTTCCGGATTTCGAGTAGTTTTTCCGCCATTGTTCCAGCCTCCTCCGGGATTTAGTCACTTTCTGTCTGGGATCTAGGGCATCCCGGATTCCGTCGCCGATAAAGTTAACTGCCAGCACTACAACTGTAATGCAGAAGCCCGGATACACAGCCTGCATCGGATCAATCAGCATGAATTCCTGGGCACTGCTGAGCATCAGCCCCCAGCTTGTTGCCGGAGCCTGGATGCCAAGCCCCAGGTAAGACAACGCCGATTCACTAAGGATCGCGCCGCCGACCATCAGGGTCGCATTCACGATAATCGGGAAGCTGGCATTACGGAGCAAATGCCGGAATATAATGCCCCAGCTGGATACCCCGATCGCTTTGGCCGCCTCTACATACTGCATTTCGCGCAGCTGCAGGAAGGTCCCCCGGACGAGCCGGGCAATACTCATCCAGCTGGTAAATGCCAGGATAAGGATCATGAATTTAATCTTTGTACCAAACAATGCCATAATCAGAATGTTCAGGAACAGGGTCGGAACAGAGTTCATCACGTCTACAATACGCATGAATACCGTATCTACAAACCCGCCGAAGTATCCTGAAATCGCACCGATAACCGATCCGACCACTACGGAAACGAAGGCCACGGAGAACCCGATCAGCAATGAGATCCGCGCACTGTACAGCAGTCTGGTGAAGATATCACGGCCCAGCTCATCTGTCCCAAGCAGGTGCCCTTCTGCCCCCGGCTTCAGATTGGCGAACATCAGATCAATGGCTTCCGGTCTGTATTTGGTCAAGAATGGTGCGAATACCGCCAGCAGTACAAATATAAGCAGGACTGCTAAACCGCCCATCGCGAACGGGTTACGCGAGAACTTCTTCCACAGCGTACTCCACGGGCCTGGAGGCCTGCTGGAATCGGCCAACGGAATTTCCGGATCTGTTCCGCCCGGCATCGGATTCATATCCGGTGTCCCGAGCGGCTTCGATACAATCCCTTTAGTAAGCTCAGTGTTGTCTGTACTCATGCTGCTTTACCCCCTTGCTTACCGAGCTTTACCCGGGGATCAACTACGACATACAGTATATCTGCCAGGAGATTGCCGATAACAACCATAACCGCCGTTACTATAGTAACAGCCATCAGTGCTGAATATTCGCGCGCACCTGCCATCTCTACAAACCAACGGCCCATTCCCGGCCAGTTGAATACATTCTCTGTTAGTGCGGCCCCTCCCACCAGCATCGGAAGATCAAGGCCGAGTATGGTAATAATCGGAATCAGTGCATTGCGCAGCGCATGACGGAAGATAACCTTGCGTTCTTTGACGCCCTTGGCGCGTGCTGTACGGATATAGTCCTGATCCAGCACTTCCAGCATGCTTGCCCGCGCATATTTCATATAAGAGGCCAGGAATCCAAGAGCCAAAACCGTAATTGGAAGCACCAGATGCATGAACAAGTCGCCTATATTTCCTTCTTTCCCCCGGGTATACATGTCCGACAGCGGAAACCAGTCCAGCTTCAGCGACAGCTGCTGCTGGAGCAGAATACCGAACCAGAATGTCGGCATGGCGAAGCCCAGATAAGAAATGAATGAAGCCGTCTGGTCAGACAGGCCATATACTTTGGTACTGTTATAGATCCCCCAAGGAATGGCGATCAGCAGGGATACCAGCCAAGCCGCCCCCATCAGGATCACAGTGTTGCCGATACGCGGCCAGAGCAGATCGGAGATCGGAATATGGTTCTTGAAGGTGTAGCCCAGATCACCCTGCAGCAGGTCGCCAATCCAGCGCACATACTGTACAGGAATTGGCTGATCCAGCCCAAGGTTCTTCGCTTGCTGTTCGAATATTTCCGGAGTAAGTCCCGGAGAGAGCATGACTTGAGTCGGTCCGCCCGGAGCAGCATGGATTAGCAGAAAGGTTAGTATGGTTATCAGAAAGATGACCAGTACGGATTGTAGCACTCGGCGTATCAAATATTCTGTCATGAGCTATCCTCCTAGAGATGGTAGGGCATAGACTACGGAAGGCTCCCCCATGCAACAAAAGGGGGAGGTGAAAGAGAATTCTCTTTCACCTCCCGCAAGTCTATTCAGTTCGTCGGTTCGTTACTCGGTTACCCACCATTTGATAGCATGGAAGAACTGTCCATAGCCAAGGGATGGCTCAGGCTTATCTTCCTCTGCCCAGTGAACTCTAGGTCCTGTTCCGATAGCCTGACCGTATTGATAGAGGAATACATAAGGAAGATCTGTAGAAATTTCTTTACCTACTTCTTTGTAGATTTCTTTACGTTCATTCTGGTCAACAGTGGAGTAACCATCGATCCACAGCTGATCCAGCTTCTCGTTCTTATACCAGCCGCTGTTCTGTCCAGCCGGCGGGAAGTATTTGGAGGAGAAGATACTTTCAGCATCCGGATCCGGAGTATTCAGGGACCATGCCAGCAGCAGGGCCTGATATTTACCCGGTGTTACGTTCTGGTCGATCCAAGCTGCAAAGTCGATAGCCTTAGGCGTTACTTCAATACCAACATCCTTCAGGTTCTGCTGGATAACTGCGGCTACCTGCTCACGGCGGCTGTTACCGGCATTGTACTGCAGTTCAAACGAGAAGCGGTGTCCGTCTTTAACGAGAATACCGTCTTTGCCGGCAACCCAGCCGTCTTCAGCAAGCAGTGCCTTCGCTTTGTCTGCACTGTAGTCATAGTTCACAGCTGCATCGCCCGGGTCAGCCCAGGTATCCGGCAGGAACGGAGCGTTCATCAGTGCGCCTACGCCCTTGAGGATATTGTCTACCATACCTTGACGGTTCACTGCGTGAGCAATTGCCTGTCTGGTCTTCTGTCCCTGGAACAGGCCGTATCCGTCAGGGAAATTCTTGCCGTCAAAGTTGAAATTAATATATTCATACTGCGCGCCCGGCTTCTGGATAATATCAACCGTGCCGGCAGCCTTAACTGCTTCAACCTGAGTTACCGGAATCGCACTGATATGGTCAGTGTCGCCCTTCATGATCGCTTGAACCTCAGTGTTCTGGTCGGCATAGATTTTGTAGACGATTTGAGCAATATGAGGTTTAACAGTACCCCAGTAGTTCGGATCAGCATCAAGGGTGTGACTTTCGCCTTGCTTCCATGCTGTCCATTTCCATGGTCCGCTTGTTACGGTCTTGGCCGGGTCCGTACCATAGGCATTCGTTTGGATTTCAGTCGGCTTTACATCCTTGAGAACATGTGCGGGAACAATTTCTTGAACCAGCGAGTACAGGAACGGTGCGTAAATCTGGGATAAAGTGAATTTCACGGTATGGTCATCGACCTTCTCTACCGTCTTCACCTTGTCATACGCACTGATCAGCGGAGAACCTGTTTCCGGATTCTTGCCGGTTTCAATTGTATACACTACATCATCAGCAGTGATTGGCTGTCCGTCACTCCATTTAATTGTATCTTTTAATTTCACAGTGTAAGTCAGTCCATCTTCAGAGATAACCGGAAGTTCTGCAGCCAAAGACCAATCTTCCGGGGTTACATTGCCTCCGCGGTCCAGGTTATACAGTTTGGCAAAGACGAACTGCGCTACATCACCCGAAGCAGTGTCATTGACTAAGAGAGGGTTAATATTAACAATATCGGAGAATGTGCTAAGGACGATGGTTCCGCCATCAACCGGCCCGTCTGCAGCAGGTGCTTCAGTCGCATCCGGTGCTGCACTCGCAGCTGGTGCTTCAGTTGCTGCCGGAGCATTGGTTGGAGAACTTGCGGTGTTATTAGTACTGCATCCTGTAAATAAAACCCCTACCAACGATAGAACTAGTAAACCAGACCACCATTTTCTCTTTTTCGCCATTCTTCTTACTCCTCCTTAGATAAGTGCGTGTAGTGAGTGCTGACCGGACAATGCTCCGGTAACCCCACCTTCTCTTTAAAGCTTCTCGGGAGACTGGGTAATCTGGATGATTTGCCGCCCTCTGCAGCCCATGTAACGAAACATCACACACAATACATATGACATTTATGGGTTGAATAGACCGTAGGTCAATTAGAGTCAGAGGCAACTTTCCCGGGCGGGAGTCTTAGCAATTCCCTATAAATTATGGTTTATATTACATGTGAATATATCTTACGTCAATATATTTCTTTATTCCTTTTTTCACAATTTTCCCTGCATAAAAAATAATTCCTTCCAGTATAGTAAAAGAAACTCCTTGCATTCCCTTTTTCCGACCATTCAAATATGTTTAATACGGTTAGTTATCTTCACTTAATGTTATCATTTTCGTGTTAATTCGACACTTTTCGGCAATTTTATCGCTGTTACGCGTTAAATCACAACGGTTTCTCTATTTTTTTATATAAAAAAAGGAAAAGAAACTGGATAGGCCAACTTCCCCTCTGCCTGTTTCTCTTCCTCGTATTTTTGCAGCAAAGCTGTTTTTGACAAAATAGTGACTAAGACCTATTCATGATCCAGGCCCGGGCCTACTCCACCGACTTCAGCGCTTCAATCATATGAATCCGTTTCAGCTTAAGATGCATGAACAGCATAACTATTCCTGAGAACAGCAAGGTCAGTAACGCCGCATACACATAACTCTGCCATTTGATCAATGGGGCGAACATCGTGGCATCCAGCTCAGCTGTAGACAGAACGAACCGGTGCAGCACAATTCCCAGCGCATTGCCGGAGATGATCCCGAGCAGGGTTAACAGGATGTTCTCCCGGTAGATATACATGGTGACCTCCTGATCGTAGAAGCCCAGCACCTTAATGGTAGACAATTCGCGGACCCGTTCAGACACATTGATATTCGTCAGGTTATACAGCACTACGAAGGCCAGGGCAGCGGCAGATACAATCAGTACAACAATTACGACATCCATGCTATCCATGGTCCCGTCAAAGGCTTCGCCCACTCCGCTGGAAAAGGTAACCATCGCCACCTGCCCGTTCGCAGTTAATCTCCCGCCGAACTCGTCCTCCCATTGCCTGTCCTGCTTGCTGTAGTTCAGCAACTGAGTGTTGTAGACCGGCTTCTCACCAAAAACCTCAGTATAATACGCCGGTGTCATATACATATAATGCAGAACATAATTCTCGGTAACCGCAGCCACCCTGATCTCAAATTCCTCGTTGTTGCTGTCGAGAACACTCAGGCGGTCACCGGGGACAAGATCATACAGCTTCGCGAGCTTCTCGGTAATAATGGCGCCATCATCTGCCAGTGTCTTATGCTCATCCGTAATCCGGTCCTGCAGCGCAATGAATGCGTCCAGCGTCTGGACCTCAGAGGGCACGAAGATCCGTACCCCCTGATCGTTAACCCCCTTGGCCCGGACCGTCATCGCCTCTTGAAGCACATCCAGAGTTCCCGTAACCGCTGGCTCCTCCTGAATCAGTTGTGCATAGGCATCACTGTCCTCTGCCGCCGCATTGTCATGGAAAGCAACGAGCGCGCTGTATTTCATAATCCCGCCGAACTGCTTGCCGGCAATGCTGCCAATGGAATCCTTCAGCCCGAAGCCGGTCAGTATCAGTGCAGTACAGCCTGCCACACCAATAACCGTCATGAACATCCGCTGCTTGTAGCGGAACAGATTCCTTGCAGTCACCTTCTGGACAAAGCTGAGCCGTGTCCACAGAAAGCCGAACCGTTCCAGCAGAATACGCTGGCCGCTCTTCGGCGCTTTGGGCCGCATCAGCACAGACGCATTACTGCGCAGTTCCACCCGGGAAGCAATCATCGCCGTCATCGCTGTACACACCAGAGCTACTATAATCGATACAACGGCGTAATCCGGATAGAAGCTCTTGATTACATCCGGCAGGTTGTAGAGCTGCGAGTATGCATTATAGATAATATCCGGGAACAGGGTGAACCCGACCGCAAGTCCGGCAATGGACGCAGTAAGACTCGCCAGTGTGCCATAGACCAGAAATTTCGTCATGATATCGAGCGGCCCGTACCCCAGCGCCTTCATGGTGCCGATCTGCAGACGCTGCTCCTCCACCATCCGGGTCATCGTCGTTAAGCTGACCAGCGCGGCAATCAGGAAGAAGAAGACCGGGAACGCCGAAGCAATGGCGGACAGGCGGTCCGCATTATCCTTGTACTCCGCATAGCCCGCATTAATTGTCCGGTCTGTCACGTATACCTTCGGCAGCTCAGGCGCTGCCTGTTGTTGTGCATCCGTCTGCGCTCCAGACGCCGCCTGCTGCTGCTGTGCACCCAGCATTGCTGCAGCTTCTGCCTGCAGCTCCTCCAGACGCTGCTGCGGGAAATCCCCGAGCGCGTCTTCAACTTCGGCGGTATGCCGCTCGACCAGTGCATCATAGGCCGGTGTATAAGCCGTTTCCGCAGCAGTATCCTTGAAGCTGAGGTACACCTCCGAATATACAGGAAGGTTGAAGTCTTCTTCCGGAATGACGGCGAACGCATCTGCCGTTCCTTTGCCGATCCGGCTCGTTCCGCGGTTCGTTGTCTCAATGTATTGCGGGCTCTGTGCAAAGCCGACGACTGTGTAGGATACCGTCCGGAATGTCTCAGCCAGATCACCGTCAGCCTCCCCGCTGAACGTGATGGAATCGCCGAGTGCGAACAGCCCCTCCTGCCGCAGGTGCTCATCCAGTACAATTTCTCCGGAAGCCTCCGGCAGATGTCCGGCTGTCACCTTATACCCGTTCAATTGATTATCACCGGAGTAGGAGACCACCTTGCCGATTAATCCGCTGTTCCCCAGAAATACATCCGAGCTGTAGCCGGGCTGAACGGTCTGTACCCCGTCAACCCCGCGCAGCTCTTCCACGCTCTTCTCTGTCAGCCCATAGGTGGACTGCACCCGCAAATCCATCAGCTGCAGTTCCTTATAATATGTTGCAGCCGTGTCCAGCATATCCGGCCCTGCCGATTTGATCCCGGCAAAGAAGCTTACCCCCAGCATAATAATCGCAAAGATGGAGAGAAACCTTGCTTTGGTACGGCTGATCTCCCGGAAAACATCCTTCCATAATGCCCGTTTCTTCATAGCCTCCTGCCCCTTACCATTCGATATCTTCCACGGATACCGGTGCTGCATTCTTCACCATTTTCCGTACCTTGGCGTTATTGATCTCAATAACCCGGTCAGCCATCGGCGCAATCGCCAGATTATGAGTAATGACAATGACCGTAGTCCCTGTGTTGCGGCATGTATCCTGCAGCAGCTTCAGCACCTGCTTGCCGGTATTATAATCAAGCGCCCCTGTCGGCTCATCGCAGAGCAGCAGCTTCGGCTGCTTGGCCAGCGCACGGGCAATCGCCACACGCTGCTGTTCACCGCCGGACAGCTGGGCCGGGAAGTTGTTCAGCCGCTGTCCAAGCCCCACATCCTCCAGCACCTTCCGGGCATCAAGTGCACGGGGCGAGATCTGTGACGCCAGCTCCACATTCTCCAGTGTCGTCAGATTGGGCACCAGATTATAGAACTGGAATACGAAACCCACGTCATTGCGGCGGTAGCCGGTTAATTCCTTGGCGCTGAAACGAGCGATATCGGTACCGTCCACAATGACCTGGCCTTCGTCGGCGG encodes:
- a CDS encoding oligopeptide/dipeptide ABC transporter ATP-binding protein, with the translated sequence MTNETATKPVTEHKVSSEVLVEVKDIKKYFPITKGLLNRTVGQVKAVDGVNLTIRKGETFGLVGESGCGKSTFGRVLLRLQGATGGEVLYKGKDIHSIGTGEMRKLREEMQIIFQDPFGSLNPRFLVRDIIGEPLRIHRSMSAKEIDDRVVELMELVGLDASRRNRYPHEFSGGQRQRIGIARAIALNPQFIVADEAVSALDVSVQSQVINLLMKLQKELGLTFLFIAHGLNVVRHISDRVGVMYLGKLVEVAETEELFAAPLHPYSAALLSAIPKPSPRRKQERIVLEGDVPSPANPPSGCRFHTRCPFVQDKCRSVEPLLEEILPGRQAACHFPLIKGS
- a CDS encoding ABC transporter ATP-binding protein codes for the protein MAEKLLEIRKLTAGFATEKGLLKATDGISISIAKGQTVCIVGESGSGKSVTSLAIMRLIDYAGGMVIDGNIDFHGQDLTAKSQEEMRKIRGNQIAMIFQDPMSSLNPVFTVGEQIAESLRLHQNKSDAEAMQMAVDLLRLVGIPAPEIRAKQYPHELSGGMCQRVVIAIALACKPELLIADEPTTALDVTVQAQILDLLRKLQSELGMSILLITHDMGVAAEMADRIAVMYAGAIVEEGTVEEIFDHPSHPYTIGLLQSIPGFEGGRGGELYTIRGTIPPIGQLPAGCRFNPRCPHAMDICRSQEPPDFMISDDHRTACWLFKDKPVQADYSDEVKRA
- a CDS encoding ABC transporter permease, whose translation is MNPMPGGTDPEIPLADSSRPPGPWSTLWKKFSRNPFAMGGLAVLLIFVLLAVFAPFLTKYRPEAIDLMFANLKPGAEGHLLGTDELGRDIFTRLLYSARISLLIGFSVAFVSVVVGSVIGAISGYFGGFVDTVFMRIVDVMNSVPTLFLNILIMALFGTKIKFMILILAFTSWMSIARLVRGTFLQLREMQYVEAAKAIGVSSWGIIFRHLLRNASFPIIVNATLMVGGAILSESALSYLGLGIQAPATSWGLMLSSAQEFMLIDPMQAVYPGFCITVVVLAVNFIGDGIRDALDPRQKVTKSRRRLEQWRKNYSKSGS
- a CDS encoding ABC transporter permease — its product is MTEYLIRRVLQSVLVIFLITILTFLLIHAAPGGPTQVMLSPGLTPEIFEQQAKNLGLDQPIPVQYVRWIGDLLQGDLGYTFKNHIPISDLLWPRIGNTVILMGAAWLVSLLIAIPWGIYNSTKVYGLSDQTASFISYLGFAMPTFWFGILLQQQLSLKLDWFPLSDMYTRGKEGNIGDLFMHLVLPITVLALGFLASYMKYARASMLEVLDQDYIRTARAKGVKERKVIFRHALRNALIPIITILGLDLPMLVGGAALTENVFNWPGMGRWFVEMAGAREYSALMAVTIVTAVMVVIGNLLADILYVVVDPRVKLGKQGGKAA
- a CDS encoding peptide-binding protein; the encoded protein is MAKKRKWWSGLLVLSLVGVLFTGCSTNNTASSPTNAPAATEAPAASAAPDATEAPAADGPVDGGTIVLSTFSDIVNINPLLVNDTASGDVAQFVFAKLYNLDRGGNVTPEDWSLAAELPVISEDGLTYTVKLKDTIKWSDGQPITADDVVYTIETGKNPETGSPLISAYDKVKTVEKVDDHTVKFTLSQIYAPFLYSLVQEIVPAHVLKDVKPTEIQTNAYGTDPAKTVTSGPWKWTAWKQGESHTLDADPNYWGTVKPHIAQIVYKIYADQNTEVQAIMKGDTDHISAIPVTQVEAVKAAGTVDIIQKPGAQYEYINFNFDGKNFPDGYGLFQGQKTRQAIAHAVNRQGMVDNILKGVGALMNAPFLPDTWADPGDAAVNYDYSADKAKALLAEDGWVAGKDGILVKDGHRFSFELQYNAGNSRREQVAAVIQQNLKDVGIEVTPKAIDFAAWIDQNVTPGKYQALLLAWSLNTPDPDAESIFSSKYFPPAGQNSGWYKNEKLDQLWIDGYSTVDQNERKEIYKEVGKEISTDLPYVFLYQYGQAIGTGPRVHWAEEDKPEPSLGYGQFFHAIKWWVTE
- a CDS encoding FtsX-like permease family protein; protein product: MKKRALWKDVFREISRTKARFLSIFAIIMLGVSFFAGIKSAGPDMLDTAATYYKELQLMDLRVQSTYGLTEKSVEELRGVDGVQTVQPGYSSDVFLGNSGLIGKVVSYSGDNQLNGYKVTAGHLPEASGEIVLDEHLRQEGLFALGDSITFSGEADGDLAETFRTVSYTVVGFAQSPQYIETTNRGTSRIGKGTADAFAVIPEEDFNLPVYSEVYLSFKDTAAETAYTPAYDALVERHTAEVEDALGDFPQQRLEELQAEAAAMLGAQQQQAASGAQTDAQQQAAPELPKVYVTDRTINAGYAEYKDNADRLSAIASAFPVFFFLIAALVSLTTMTRMVEEQRLQIGTMKALGYGPLDIMTKFLVYGTLASLTASIAGLAVGFTLFPDIIYNAYSQLYNLPDVIKSFYPDYAVVSIIVALVCTAMTAMIASRVELRSNASVLMRPKAPKSGQRILLERFGFLWTRLSFVQKVTARNLFRYKQRMFMTVIGVAGCTALILTGFGLKDSIGSIAGKQFGGIMKYSALVAFHDNAAAEDSDAYAQLIQEEPAVTGTLDVLQEAMTVRAKGVNDQGVRIFVPSEVQTLDAFIALQDRITDEHKTLADDGAIITEKLAKLYDLVPGDRLSVLDSNNEEFEIRVAAVTENYVLHYMYMTPAYYTEVFGEKPVYNTQLLNYSKQDRQWEDEFGGRLTANGQVAMVTFSSGVGEAFDGTMDSMDVVIVVLIVSAAALAFVVLYNLTNINVSERVRELSTIKVLGFYDQEVTMYIYRENILLTLLGIISGNALGIVLHRFVLSTAELDATMFAPLIKWQSYVYAALLTLLFSGIVMLFMHLKLKRIHMIEALKSVE
- a CDS encoding ABC transporter ATP-binding protein, which encodes MAFVTVKDEYKRYKMGETLIVANDGIEFEIEKGEFAVIVGPSGAGKSTVLNILGGMDSADEGQVIVDGTDIARFSAKELTGYRRNDVGFVFQFYNLVPNLTTLENVELASQISPRALDARKVLEDVGLGQRLNNFPAQLSGGEQQRVAIARALAKQPKLLLCDEPTGALDYNTGKQVLKLLQDTCRNTGTTVIVITHNLAIAPMADRVIEINNAKVRKMVKNAAPVSVEDIEW